Proteins encoded together in one Lathyrus oleraceus cultivar Zhongwan6 chromosome 5, CAAS_Psat_ZW6_1.0, whole genome shotgun sequence window:
- the LOC127086947 gene encoding fasciclin-like arabinogalactan protein 13: MATTTLPLVLILLTLIPLLTQAQKAPAPAPSGPINITGILEKGSQYTFLIQLLNETQQLNQIQSQLNSTSQGFTIFAPTDNAFQNLPSGAINDLSDEQKVQLILYHVTPKYYSLSDFLTVSNPVRTQASDKDGPWGLRFTAQGNQVNVSSGVVSEPINNPLRQKFPLAVYQLDKVLLPTELFGPKSPSSSPAPKSSKTPSKTPSSATVEGGAPAPASRKKDDSAAGRNGGFGFVVGFGLICMAVLT, encoded by the exons ATGGCCACTACTACTCTACCTCTTGTTCTCATTCTTCTCACTCTCATTCCCCTCCTAACTCAAGCCCAAAAAGCACCTGCACCAGCACCTTCCGGTCCAATAAACATCACCGGAATCCTCGAAAAAGGTAGCCAATACACCTTCCTCATTCAACTCCTCAATGAAACTCAACAACTCAATCAAATCCAATCCCAACTCAACTCAACTTCACAAGGCTTCACTATCTTCGCCCCAACTGACAACGCCTTCCAAAACCTTCCATCAG GAGCTATCAACGATCTTTCCGACGAACAAAAAGTGCAACTCATTCTCTACCACGTGACACCTAAATATTACTCTCTTTCCGATTTTCTAACCGTTAGTAACCCAGTTAGAACACAAGCTTCTGATAAAGATGGACCATGGGGTCTTCGCTTCACTGCACAAGGTAACCAAGTCAATGTTTCCTCTGGAGTTGTTAGTGAACCTATTAACAACCCTTTGAGACAGAAGTTTCCTTTGGCTGTTTATCAATTGGACAAGGTTTTGTTACCTACCGAGCTTTTCGGTCCTAAATCTCCATCTTCTTCTCCGGCTCCTAAGTCGTCGAAAACTCCTTCTAAAACTCCGAGCAGCGCCACGGTTGAAGGTGGTGCTCCGGCTCCGGCGTCTAGGAAGAAGGATGATAGTGCGGCTGGAAGGAATGGTGGGTTTGGATTTGTTGTTGGGTTTGGTTTGATTTGCATGGCAGTTCTTACTTGA